A genome region from Patescibacteria group bacterium includes the following:
- a CDS encoding S41 family peptidase translates to MSLFKKILLVVIVFAVFGAGFLVGKNTVICPICPPEDLDFSLFWEAWHKIQEEYVNPEDINIQELIYGAISGMVKSLGDPYTVFFNPEDTKTFLEDVSGSFEGVGMEIGIREGQLQVIAPLEGTPAQKAGLRPGDRIIKIDDTLTMDITIEEAVTLIRGPKGTEVTLTIFRDEWETSEEIIIKRAVIKVPSLKWELLASAGEADGEEEEIAYIKLYHFSGKSDRDFREMAAEILKSPAEKIILDLRSNPGGYLERAQDIAGWFLEKGQVVVIEDFGTEKEQEVYKAKGNSKFSDYPVVILINQGSASASEILASALRDNRGIKIIGEASFGKGSVQKLEELRDGSSLKITVANWLTPKGNLITNKGLEPDIKVEMTEEDYQEERDPQLGKALEIIGEIE, encoded by the coding sequence ATGTCATTATTTAAGAAAATTCTTTTGGTTGTAATTGTTTTTGCTGTTTTTGGTGCCGGATTTTTGGTTGGAAAGAACACAGTTATTTGTCCAATCTGCCCTCCAGAAGACCTTGATTTTTCTCTTTTCTGGGAGGCCTGGCATAAAATTCAGGAAGAATATGTTAACCCGGAAGATATTAATATTCAAGAGTTAATTTATGGAGCGATCTCTGGAATGGTAAAATCTTTAGGAGACCCTTATACTGTCTTTTTTAATCCTGAAGATACTAAAACATTTTTAGAGGATGTAAGCGGCAGTTTTGAGGGAGTGGGCATGGAAATCGGTATAAGAGAAGGGCAACTTCAGGTTATTGCTCCTTTGGAAGGAACGCCAGCTCAAAAGGCCGGCCTTCGGCCAGGTGATAGAATTATAAAAATAGATGATACTTTAACTATGGATATTACTATTGAGGAAGCAGTAACTCTAATTCGGGGGCCAAAAGGAACAGAGGTAACCTTAACTATCTTTCGGGATGAATGGGAAACCTCAGAGGAAATTATCATCAAAAGAGCAGTTATTAAAGTTCCTTCTTTGAAATGGGAGTTACTCGCCTCAGCAGGCGAAGCTGACGGGGAGGAAGAAGAGATTGCCTATATTAAACTCTATCATTTCTCTGGAAAATCTGACCGTGATTTTAGAGAAATGGCAGCTGAAATCTTAAAAAGCCCAGCTGAAAAGATAATTTTAGATTTGAGAAGTAATCCCGGAGGTTATTTGGAAAGAGCTCAAGATATTGCTGGCTGGTTTTTAGAAAAGGGCCAAGTTGTGGTTATTGAAGATTTTGGCACCGAAAAAGAGCAAGAGGTTTACAAGGCTAAGGGCAATTCCAAGTTTTCAGATTATCCAGTGGTGATTTTAATCAATCAGGGATCTGCTTCTGCCTCTGAGATTTTAGCTTCGGCTCTTCGGGATAATCGGGGTATAAAAATAATCGGGGAAGCCTCTTTTGGAAAAGGTTCGGTCCAGAAATTAGAAGAACTAAGAGATGGCTCTAGTTTAAAAATTACAGTAGCAAACTGGTTAACACCTAAGGGCAATCTTATTACCAATAAAGGCTTAGAACCAGATATTAAAGTAGAGATGACAGAAGAGGACTATCAAGAGGAGCGGGATCCTCAACTTGGGAAAGCTCTTGAGATAATTGGAGAAATAGAGTAG
- the rplI gene encoding 50S ribosomal protein L9 → MRIILLQDVENIGKKYEIKDIKDGYARNFLIPKGLAKMATKEALKWLEEQKEIEEKRAGEELREIQKLASEIDGVEVIIPIKVGEDGQLFERIPTQKISEKLKELGFEVKKSQIDLAEPLGELGEFPIKVKFEHNLESEIRVIITEEKR, encoded by the coding sequence ATGCGAATAATTCTTCTTCAAGATGTAGAAAACATAGGAAAGAAATATGAAATCAAGGACATTAAAGATGGCTATGCCAGGAATTTTTTAATTCCCAAGGGTTTAGCTAAAATGGCAACAAAAGAAGCTTTAAAATGGTTAGAAGAACAAAAAGAAATTGAGGAAAAGAGGGCTGGAGAAGAGTTAAGGGAAATTCAAAAATTAGCTTCGGAGATTGATGGAGTAGAGGTAATAATCCCGATTAAAGTTGGTGAAGACGGACAATTATTTGAGAGAATACCCACCCAAAAAATTTCTGAAAAGTTAAAAGAATTAGGATTTGAAGTTAAAAAAAGCCAAATTGATTTGGCTGAACCTCTTGGAGAGCTTGGTGAATTTCCAATAAAAGTTAAATTTGAACACAATTTAGAGTCGGAGATAAGAGTAATTATTACAGAAGAAAAACGATAA
- a CDS encoding CTP synthase, translating into MAKFIFVAGGVMSGIGKGIAVSSIGRILKSKGFKVTAIKIDPYINVDAGTMNPIEHGEVFVTDDGIECDQDVGNYERFLDEDIYTDNYMTTGRVYQAVINRERNLGYGGRCVEVVPDIPNEVISRIKRVGEKTKANFILIEIGGTVGEYQNMLFLEAARMLKLSHSKDVLFILVSYLPIPEKIGEMKTKPTQYAVRTLNSAGIQPNIILARSTVPLDEIRKRKISIFCNVAPQDVISAPDIETIYEVPLNFEKENLGNQILKKLGLAPRRKKDLKDWEALVKTIKNASKTVKIGIVGKYFETGRFTLMDSYISVIEAVKHAAYFFKRRPKIFWLSAGEYEKNPNQLKELKKYDGIIVPGGFGDRGIEGKIKAIEFCRKNKIPFLGLCLGMQLSVIEFARNVCGLKKANSTEFATRTGVDSVIDVMPEQKALLKEKKYGGTMRLGAYNCKITPDTISFKAYKTQMISERHRHRYELNNDYRKVLEENGLIMAGINPEKDLVEIIEVKNHPFFVASQFHPEFKSRPLRPHPLFREFVRASIKRS; encoded by the coding sequence ATGGCTAAGTTTATCTTTGTTGCCGGTGGCGTAATGTCTGGCATTGGAAAGGGGATAGCAGTATCTTCAATTGGAAGAATTTTAAAAAGCAAAGGATTTAAAGTAACGGCGATTAAAATTGACCCTTATATTAATGTTGATGCCGGAACTATGAATCCCATTGAGCATGGAGAGGTTTTTGTAACCGATGATGGGATTGAGTGCGACCAAGATGTAGGAAATTACGAAAGATTTTTGGACGAAGACATCTATACAGATAATTATATGACTACGGGCAGGGTTTATCAGGCAGTAATAAATCGGGAAAGGAATTTAGGGTATGGCGGCAGATGCGTAGAAGTAGTTCCTGATATTCCTAATGAAGTAATTTCAAGAATTAAACGAGTGGGGGAAAAAACTAAAGCTAATTTTATATTAATTGAAATCGGGGGGACAGTAGGGGAATATCAAAACATGCTTTTTTTAGAAGCAGCCAGAATGCTCAAACTAAGCCATTCTAAAGATGTGCTTTTTATTTTGGTTAGTTATTTACCCATTCCCGAGAAAATCGGCGAAATGAAAACTAAACCAACCCAGTATGCTGTTAGAACCTTAAATTCAGCCGGTATTCAACCAAATATAATTCTGGCCCGTTCGACAGTTCCCTTGGATGAAATCAGAAAAAGAAAAATATCAATTTTCTGTAACGTTGCTCCTCAAGATGTTATCTCTGCTCCAGACATTGAAACAATCTATGAAGTCCCTCTTAATTTTGAAAAAGAAAATTTAGGCAATCAAATTTTAAAAAAATTGGGATTGGCGCCGAGAAGAAAAAAAGACCTGAAAGATTGGGAGGCGTTGGTCAAAACAATAAAGAATGCCTCAAAAACAGTTAAGATTGGTATAGTTGGGAAATATTTTGAGACGGGTAGGTTCACTTTGATGGATTCTTATATCTCAGTAATTGAAGCAGTAAAGCATGCTGCTTATTTTTTTAAAAGAAGGCCCAAAATCTTCTGGTTGTCAGCAGGAGAATACGAGAAAAATCCTAACCAACTGAAAGAATTAAAGAAATACGATGGCATAATTGTTCCCGGTGGATTTGGAGATAGGGGAATAGAAGGCAAGATAAAAGCAATTGAATTCTGCAGAAAAAATAAAATCCCTTTTTTGGGACTTTGTTTAGGAATGCAATTATCAGTAATTGAATTTGCTCGAAATGTTTGTGGTTTAAAAAAAGCAAATTCAACCGAATTCGCAACGAGGACGGGCGTTGATAGTGTAATTGACGTTATGCCTGAACAAAAAGCTCTTTTGAAAGAAAAAAAATATGGAGGAACAATGAGATTAGGAGCTTATAACTGTAAAATAACGCCAGATACCATTAGCTTTAAGGCCTACAAGACCCAAATGATATCTGAACGTCATCGCCATCGCTATGAGCTAAACAATGATTATAGAAAGGTTTTGGAAGAAAATGGATTAATAATGGCAGGAATCAATCCTGAAAAAGATTTAGTAGAGATTATTGAAGTTAAAAATCATCCTTTTTTTGTAGCCAGTCAGTTTCACCCGGAATTTAAATCAAGACCCTTAAGGCCTCATCCGCTTTTTAGAGAATTTGTCAGAGCGAGCATAAAAAGGAGTTAA